A single Sporosarcina sp. FSL W8-0480 DNA region contains:
- a CDS encoding YitT family protein — MSFIHKKSVVFDYVQIIFGSALVALAFNIFLLPSRIAAGGISGVSTILYELFGYNPAIVQWLINIPLIVLGLLLAGKEFSAKTIVGTFCVPLVIYLTAGLDVPIDNPLLSSIYGGIVLGIGLGIVYRGNGSTGGTALIAQLLKKYTGISSGFSQLIVDGVVVVTSAFVFNFELALYALMSIYVTSKVIDFVQLQTSPTKLVLIITDNEERVQSIIKNEIDRGLTKVKSTGGFSNDEKTMIFCVVEQSEAVYLKKVLQAAEPSSFVIFLNASEILGLGFSKAKIHQ, encoded by the coding sequence ATGTCTTTTATCCATAAAAAGTCGGTTGTTTTTGACTATGTCCAAATCATATTCGGCTCTGCATTGGTTGCCCTTGCTTTTAATATATTTTTATTGCCTTCAAGGATTGCGGCGGGAGGAATATCTGGTGTTAGTACGATTCTTTACGAGTTATTTGGGTATAATCCCGCAATTGTTCAATGGTTAATTAATATTCCGTTGATTGTATTAGGACTGCTTCTTGCGGGGAAAGAGTTTAGTGCAAAAACGATTGTTGGCACTTTTTGCGTTCCACTTGTCATTTATTTGACGGCGGGTCTTGATGTGCCAATTGATAATCCGTTATTGAGCTCTATTTATGGTGGAATTGTGCTTGGTATTGGTCTTGGAATTGTTTATCGAGGGAATGGGTCGACTGGTGGTACGGCGTTAATCGCTCAGTTGTTGAAGAAGTATACAGGCATTTCCAGTGGTTTCTCGCAATTGATTGTTGATGGGGTGGTTGTTGTTACATCCGCTTTTGTTTTCAACTTTGAACTTGCATTGTATGCGTTGATGTCGATTTATGTCACGAGTAAAGTAATCGACTTTGTTCAGTTGCAAACGTCGCCAACGAAGTTAGTGCTTATTATTACTGATAATGAAGAGAGAGTCCAATCGATTATTAAGAATGAGATTGATCGTGGTTTAACGAAGGTGAAGTCGACGGGTGGATTTTCGAATGATGAGAAGACGATGATTTTTTGTGTTGTGGAGCAATCGGAGGCAGTTTATTTGAAAAAGGTTTTACAAGCAGCTGAGCCTTCGTCATTTGTCATTTTTCTAAACGCCTCAGAAATATTAGGTCTTGGATTCTCAAAAGCAAAGATTCATCAATAA
- a CDS encoding thioredoxin family protein codes for MEKLQSVEQFEELKNGERTMFMFTAGWCPDCRVIDPILPGLEADYPEYEFVSVDRDEFIDICQELDVFGIPSFIAFHEGKEVGRFVSKDRKTREEIEEFINGLGSISK; via the coding sequence ATGGAAAAACTTCAATCAGTTGAACAATTTGAGGAATTAAAGAATGGTGAACGTACAATGTTTATGTTTACAGCGGGTTGGTGTCCGGATTGCCGAGTGATTGATCCGATATTACCTGGACTTGAGGCGGATTATCCGGAGTATGAGTTTGTTTCTGTGGATCGTGATGAGTTTATTGATATTTGTCAGGAATTGGATGTTTTTGGAATTCCAAGTTTTATCGCGTTTCATGAAGGGAAAGAAGTGGGGCGTTTTGTAAGTAAGGATCGGAAGACTCGTGAGGAAATTGAGGAGTTTATAAATGGGTTGGGGTCAATCTCTAAATAA
- a CDS encoding prolyl oligopeptidase family serine peptidase: protein MVVFTKKEVVVDNFHGTEIADPYRWLEDPKNPEVQEWVDLQNEKTQAFLSLYPHRDKVKAKLTETWNFPKYTVPRKEGDYYYFHKNDGLQNQAVFYRVKDLNSDQLEVILDPNTMNEEGTAAITNLSFTKDGKRLAYGISLNGSDWQEIKVRNLETGKDESDLIQFCKFSNIAWNEEGTGFYYNRFPDPSTVPADEQSFNNKVYWHELGTTQDEDVLIYEDPANKEFSFNPIFSDDYRYLLLNVWKGTENKSRIYYKDLQNGGDFVHLFGKGDGEYSFIGNEGRTFYFITNVDAPKEKIIAVDLDNPTKENWVDVIPESEDVLSFGKIINQQFVVSYLHNAHDELKIYSLDGKHVKDISLPGFNSLTGLNGKKEDETMFIGYTSYLAPNSIGSYDFNSGELVQVFQQNNKFDTEGFETTQVFYPSKDGTKIPMYLTHKKGLELNGENPVLLYGYGGFNVSLTPAFSPAVRVWIEEGGVYAVANLRGGGEFGEDWYKAGTLERKQNVFDDFAAAAEWLIEQKYTKTSKLAIMGGSNGGLLVATSITQRPDLFGAAICQVPVTDMLRYHKFTVGRYWVTDYGNAEKNAKDFEFMIKYSPLHNVKEGVEYPPTLITTADTDDRVVPAHAKKFAATLQAGHEGENPILLRVEKNAGHGLGKPTAKIIEELTDVYSFLIKTLGVEIN from the coding sequence ATGGTAGTATTTACGAAAAAAGAGGTAGTTGTTGATAATTTTCATGGAACTGAAATTGCCGATCCATACCGATGGTTGGAGGACCCGAAAAATCCGGAAGTACAGGAATGGGTGGATTTACAAAATGAAAAGACGCAGGCATTCCTATCACTTTACCCTCATAGGGATAAAGTAAAGGCGAAATTGACGGAAACTTGGAATTTTCCAAAGTATACTGTTCCTCGTAAAGAAGGGGATTATTATTACTTCCATAAAAATGATGGGCTGCAAAATCAGGCAGTATTTTACCGAGTTAAGGATCTTAACTCTGATCAGTTGGAAGTTATCCTCGATCCGAACACGATGAATGAGGAAGGAACTGCGGCGATTACGAACCTATCATTTACGAAAGACGGCAAACGTTTGGCATATGGTATTTCGTTGAATGGAAGTGACTGGCAAGAAATTAAAGTGCGAAATTTGGAAACAGGCAAGGATGAGTCCGACCTAATTCAATTTTGCAAGTTCAGTAATATTGCGTGGAATGAGGAAGGAACAGGATTTTACTACAATCGTTTTCCAGATCCCTCCACAGTTCCGGCAGATGAGCAAAGCTTCAACAATAAAGTGTATTGGCATGAATTAGGTACAACGCAAGACGAAGATGTTTTGATATACGAGGATCCTGCAAATAAGGAGTTCTCATTCAATCCGATTTTCTCGGATGATTACCGCTATTTGCTATTAAATGTTTGGAAAGGTACAGAAAATAAGAGCCGGATTTATTATAAAGACCTTCAAAATGGTGGGGATTTTGTCCATTTGTTTGGCAAGGGCGATGGTGAGTATTCATTTATTGGCAATGAAGGACGTACTTTCTATTTCATTACAAATGTTGATGCACCTAAAGAGAAAATCATTGCGGTCGATTTGGACAACCCTACGAAAGAAAATTGGGTGGATGTCATCCCAGAAAGTGAAGATGTTCTGTCGTTCGGAAAAATTATCAATCAACAATTCGTAGTTTCTTATCTACATAATGCACATGATGAATTGAAGATTTATAGTCTGGATGGCAAGCATGTAAAGGATATTTCTTTGCCTGGATTCAACTCGTTGACTGGACTGAATGGAAAGAAAGAGGACGAAACGATGTTTATCGGATATACGTCCTATCTTGCGCCAAATTCAATTGGAAGCTATGATTTCAACTCAGGAGAACTTGTTCAGGTCTTCCAACAAAATAATAAGTTCGATACCGAAGGGTTTGAAACAACTCAAGTCTTTTATCCATCCAAGGACGGAACGAAAATTCCGATGTACTTGACTCATAAGAAAGGCTTGGAACTGAATGGTGAAAATCCGGTTTTACTATATGGATATGGCGGTTTCAATGTGAGTCTGACTCCTGCCTTTTCACCAGCTGTTCGGGTGTGGATTGAAGAAGGTGGAGTCTATGCAGTCGCTAACCTAAGAGGTGGAGGCGAATTCGGAGAAGATTGGTATAAGGCAGGAACGTTAGAGCGGAAACAAAATGTATTCGATGATTTCGCTGCAGCTGCAGAATGGCTTATTGAACAGAAATACACAAAAACGAGCAAACTTGCAATTATGGGTGGAAGTAACGGTGGATTGCTTGTTGCAACGTCCATCACTCAACGTCCAGACCTATTCGGAGCGGCAATTTGCCAAGTTCCAGTAACAGACATGCTCCGTTATCATAAATTTACAGTTGGTCGCTATTGGGTGACAGATTATGGCAATGCGGAAAAGAATGCCAAGGACTTCGAATTTATGATTAAGTATTCACCACTTCATAATGTCAAGGAAGGTGTCGAATATCCACCGACTCTAATCACAACCGCGGATACAGATGACCGTGTTGTACCGGCTCATGCAAAGAAATTTGCTGCTACATTACAGGCGGGACATGAAGGGGAAAACCCAATCTTGCTTCGTGTAGAAAAAAATGCGGGCCACGGACTCGGAAAGCCAACTGCCAAGATAATTGAAGAGCTAACGGATGTCTATTCATTCCTAATTAAAACATTAGGCGTGGAAATTAATTAA
- a CDS encoding AbrB/MazE/SpoVT family DNA-binding domain-containing protein produces the protein MQSLGIVRKVDHLGRIVIPKELRRSLGLDQGVPMEIFVDNDKIILRKYVVDEACVITGEISLQNKKLSNGMYISPRGAELLKKEIEDYNTWE, from the coding sequence ATGCAAAGTCTGGGTATCGTACGGAAAGTAGACCACCTTGGTAGAATTGTAATCCCGAAGGAACTAAGAAGGAGTTTGGGGTTAGATCAAGGAGTACCGATGGAAATTTTCGTTGACAATGACAAAATAATCCTACGAAAATATGTAGTCGACGAGGCTTGCGTGATTACAGGAGAAATATCACTCCAAAACAAAAAACTCTCCAATGGAATGTATATCAGCCCAAGGGGAGCAGAACTTCTAAAAAAGGAAATTGAAGACTATAACACATGGGAATAA
- a CDS encoding HAD-IB family hydrolase has translation MRIAIFDFDGTLYSKETFQLLMDHLKHHPQHGPKYKSFFRKILPLYIGYKLKLVPEPTMKERSMQIYANALHTLSKKELDDYFFEMKESMREGFNKDVINRLNQHKDDGVHVMLVSGAYTSLLHAATGDLGFDTIIGTDIPFTEDGMFNREISIYHIQGRRKNDKITESLAGKNIDWKNSFAYGDSISDLPVLELVGKPVAVKPEERLERVAIERDWAIL, from the coding sequence ATGCGCATTGCAATATTCGATTTCGATGGCACTTTGTATTCAAAGGAAACATTTCAATTATTGATGGACCATTTGAAACACCATCCGCAACATGGCCCAAAATACAAATCTTTTTTTCGTAAAATCCTGCCTCTATACATAGGGTATAAATTAAAGCTTGTTCCCGAACCAACAATGAAGGAACGGTCCATGCAAATTTATGCAAATGCTTTACATACTTTATCAAAAAAAGAGTTAGACGACTATTTTTTTGAAATGAAAGAAAGTATGCGTGAGGGCTTTAATAAAGATGTCATTAACCGACTGAATCAACATAAAGATGACGGCGTCCATGTCATGCTTGTTTCCGGCGCCTATACATCCTTACTACATGCCGCTACAGGGGATCTGGGCTTTGATACAATAATAGGAACGGATATCCCGTTTACCGAAGACGGCATGTTCAATCGCGAAATTTCCATTTATCATATACAAGGAAGACGAAAAAACGATAAAATCACGGAATCTCTTGCCGGGAAGAATATCGACTGGAAAAACAGCTTTGCCTACGGCGATAGCATATCCGATCTGCCAGTCCTTGAACTTGTCGGCAAACCAGTGGCTGTGAAGCCTGAAGAGAGGCTTGAAAGAGTTGCAATTGAAAGGGACTGGGCAATTCTTTAA
- a CDS encoding DUF421 domain-containing protein, translated as MMLRTTLSFIILMILARMMGKKQISQLTFFHYVTGITIGSIAAEIAGQSETPFLNGAIAMIWWGVLTILVNLLTVKSKKARVLFDDSPTIIIHKGKISEKGMKKARITLNDLNMMLREQSIFAVADVNYAILETNGQLSVMKKANKEAATRQDVKAPGKDPKYIPTEIISDGKLIKENLTELALTEEWVYEQLKKNGINKVDHVYYAEILENGTLHIDQRTEEK; from the coding sequence ATGATGCTTCGAACAACTCTCTCATTCATAATATTAATGATCCTTGCAAGGATGATGGGAAAGAAACAGATTTCACAACTTACTTTTTTCCACTACGTCACTGGGATTACAATAGGTTCAATTGCTGCGGAGATTGCCGGACAATCAGAAACCCCATTTCTTAATGGTGCAATTGCAATGATTTGGTGGGGCGTTCTAACAATTTTAGTGAATTTATTAACCGTGAAATCGAAGAAAGCAAGAGTTCTTTTCGATGACTCCCCGACGATTATTATCCATAAAGGTAAAATTAGTGAAAAGGGCATGAAAAAGGCACGGATCACTTTGAATGATTTAAATATGATGCTACGTGAGCAAAGTATATTTGCAGTTGCAGATGTGAATTATGCAATCCTTGAGACGAATGGTCAATTAAGTGTCATGAAGAAGGCTAACAAGGAGGCCGCAACACGCCAAGATGTAAAAGCACCAGGAAAAGATCCGAAATATATTCCTACGGAAATTATTTCTGACGGGAAATTGATAAAAGAAAATCTGACTGAACTTGCTTTGACTGAAGAATGGGTATATGAGCAGCTTAAGAAAAATGGGATTAATAAAGTAGACCATGTTTATTATGCCGAGATTCTTGAAAACGGAACTCTCCATATCGATCAGCGGACAGAAGAAAAGTGA
- a CDS encoding RluA family pseudouridine synthase, which produces MNHKKTREDSFFFQVTEEAELLPFLLENMKKNSRNSIKSMLTRGQVSVNGQLVTKHNHKLVAGQKVEILNNKSARNESSLTGLSIIYEDESIIVIEKEAGLLSMAAKDKNEKTAFSEVSSYVKKQNPQQRIFIVHRLDRDTSGVLLFAKSEKVKMQLQDNWDEFVKERIYTALVQGNVKKDKDTIKSWLKETRTYKVYSNPTDNGGQLAITHYRKIRSNPQYSLLEVRLETGRKNQIRVHMEEIGHPVVGDKKYGSTVNPIKRLGLHATALTIVHPISKEIMKFESEIPKSFLHKSL; this is translated from the coding sequence ATGAATCACAAGAAAACGAGGGAAGACTCTTTCTTTTTTCAGGTGACTGAAGAAGCGGAACTATTACCTTTTTTACTCGAAAATATGAAAAAGAATAGCCGTAACTCCATTAAGTCCATGTTAACGAGAGGACAAGTATCGGTAAATGGCCAATTAGTTACGAAACATAATCATAAATTAGTTGCGGGACAGAAGGTCGAAATCCTTAACAATAAATCAGCGCGGAATGAAAGCTCACTCACGGGCCTTTCAATTATCTATGAGGACGAGTCTATTATTGTTATCGAGAAGGAAGCAGGTCTCTTATCAATGGCTGCAAAAGATAAGAATGAGAAAACAGCTTTCAGTGAAGTTTCGTCCTATGTGAAGAAACAAAATCCTCAGCAAAGAATTTTCATCGTCCATCGATTGGACAGGGATACATCCGGAGTGCTTTTATTCGCGAAAAGTGAAAAAGTGAAAATGCAATTGCAAGACAACTGGGATGAATTTGTGAAAGAGAGAATCTATACTGCATTAGTCCAAGGAAATGTTAAGAAAGACAAAGATACGATAAAATCTTGGTTGAAGGAGACAAGGACGTATAAGGTCTATTCGAATCCTACAGATAACGGCGGGCAACTTGCCATTACCCATTACCGTAAAATCCGTTCAAACCCTCAATATTCATTGTTGGAAGTTCGTTTGGAAACAGGGAGGAAAAACCAAATTCGTGTTCATATGGAGGAAATCGGGCATCCGGTTGTAGGGGATAAGAAATATGGTTCCACCGTCAATCCTATTAAGCGCCTTGGACTTCATGCAACTGCGTTAACGATTGTCCATCCGATATCTAAAGAAATTATGAAGTTCGAATCAGAAATTCCGAAATCGTTTCTTCATAAATCACTGTAA
- a CDS encoding spore coat protein yields MTQNQFGGEMHQNMHTGTVPPTMNHGGHELFDVHEVLSSAIAGLNLAMILRPHVKDPELLDILDRQYRFALDEYNITVECFKTGQDPSHPTGSYKMKQSNDFIYGMKQSQPKKPMQNSNEITDEMISGYLLGSAKANATGKTAAALETCNPVVRRVLQDSIPNCIEMAYELALYQNKHHYYQVPQLAQQDMQQIVNSYASAQGQPALPPNPLQ; encoded by the coding sequence TTGACACAAAATCAATTTGGCGGAGAAATGCACCAAAATATGCACACTGGAACCGTTCCCCCGACTATGAACCATGGTGGCCATGAATTATTCGACGTCCATGAAGTCCTTTCAAGCGCAATCGCAGGGTTGAATCTGGCAATGATTTTGCGACCTCATGTAAAGGACCCCGAATTATTGGACATCCTCGATAGACAATATCGATTTGCATTGGATGAATACAATATTACCGTCGAGTGCTTTAAAACGGGACAGGATCCTTCCCATCCAACCGGAAGTTATAAAATGAAACAAAGCAATGATTTCATATATGGGATGAAACAATCACAACCGAAAAAGCCAATGCAAAATTCAAATGAAATAACGGATGAAATGATTTCTGGTTATCTTCTTGGCAGTGCAAAAGCAAATGCGACTGGTAAGACTGCGGCAGCACTTGAGACGTGCAACCCTGTCGTAAGACGCGTTTTACAAGACTCTATACCGAACTGCATTGAAATGGCTTACGAGCTTGCCCTTTACCAGAACAAGCATCATTATTACCAAGTACCGCAGCTTGCACAACAGGACATGCAGCAAATCGTAAATTCCTATGCATCTGCTCAAGGGCAACCAGCATTGCCGCCAAACCCCTTACAATAA
- a CDS encoding M23 family metallopeptidase — MRIHFKTVSFCILMSLFLPLQLTSASEKLQEVTIEAERMEYYLRYSNELVPWYHLAAIDQYERNIRQVRTDLPKPDGAISIIIPSHDWSGLLNPITTDNDPHSIAFFGGIGLDGNGDGNADRNDFGDILMTMSSHLSFYGPAEEDFKAALWHYYKREQTVNQIATIAKLYKHFETIELDEHVFPVPKGYHYTYRGTWGSSRGWGGRRIHEGTDIFAGYGVPVVSTSYGVIEVMGWNEYGGWRVGIRDNHNTYHYFAHLAYFDKGIKEGDVVKPGTLLGFVGSSGYGKEGTSGKFPPHLHYGVYKYNGKTEWAFDPYPALLNWERQKR; from the coding sequence TTGCGTATCCATTTTAAAACTGTATCTTTCTGTATATTGATGAGTCTGTTTTTGCCGCTTCAACTAACTTCCGCCTCGGAAAAACTGCAAGAAGTAACCATTGAAGCGGAGCGAATGGAGTATTATTTACGGTATTCCAACGAGCTTGTGCCTTGGTATCATTTGGCTGCAATCGATCAATACGAGCGGAATATCCGTCAAGTGCGTACGGATTTGCCCAAGCCAGACGGTGCAATTTCAATTATAATCCCGTCACATGATTGGTCGGGTTTATTAAATCCTATTACAACTGACAATGACCCTCATTCAATTGCATTTTTTGGAGGAATTGGGTTGGACGGGAATGGCGACGGGAATGCTGACCGGAACGATTTCGGGGATATTTTAATGACTATGAGCTCGCATTTATCCTTTTACGGTCCAGCTGAAGAAGATTTCAAGGCAGCCCTATGGCATTATTACAAACGGGAACAGACCGTCAATCAGATTGCAACCATCGCTAAACTATATAAGCACTTTGAGACGATTGAATTGGATGAACACGTTTTCCCAGTACCGAAAGGATACCATTATACGTATCGTGGTACTTGGGGTTCAAGTAGAGGATGGGGTGGACGGAGAATCCATGAAGGAACTGATATTTTTGCTGGGTATGGTGTACCCGTTGTCTCCACTTCATATGGCGTCATTGAAGTGATGGGATGGAATGAATATGGTGGCTGGCGTGTTGGTATACGGGATAATCATAATACGTATCATTATTTTGCCCATCTGGCTTACTTTGATAAAGGCATCAAGGAAGGTGATGTTGTTAAACCAGGAACACTTCTTGGATTTGTTGGAAGTTCCGGCTATGGAAAAGAAGGGACGTCCGGAAAATTCCCACCACATCTTCATTATGGTGTTTATAAATATAATGGCAAAACTGAATGGGCATTTGATCCGTATCCAGCTCTTTTGAATTGGGAGCGGCAAAAAAGGTAA
- the thpR gene encoding RNA 2',3'-cyclic phosphodiesterase: MSYHYFIGIKTPTSIEDTVRFFREKYNLSTAYKAIPHMDDLHITLLFIGALPEGEIADLVQGLTTVASQQTAFNLSVSGLSYFGSPKGPRVVYLSVEPSTELDKLQQSIALIGRSDLGIESDKHFTPHITIAKKRKLTSDFAIPKESYAPIEFTVNGFSLFRIHPSETPKYEIIEHFSLG, encoded by the coding sequence ATGAGTTACCATTATTTTATTGGGATTAAAACACCAACATCTATCGAAGATACAGTCCGTTTTTTCAGAGAGAAATACAATCTTTCCACTGCCTACAAGGCGATTCCCCATATGGATGACTTACATATCACTTTACTGTTCATCGGTGCACTACCTGAGGGGGAAATCGCGGATTTGGTTCAAGGCCTTACGACTGTGGCAAGTCAGCAAACAGCATTCAATTTATCCGTAAGTGGACTTTCATATTTTGGATCACCAAAAGGTCCAAGAGTCGTCTATTTGTCTGTAGAACCTTCCACCGAACTTGATAAATTACAACAGTCAATCGCTCTGATTGGAAGAAGTGATTTAGGTATTGAAAGTGACAAACATTTCACTCCACATATTACAATTGCAAAAAAACGTAAACTTACAAGTGATTTTGCCATTCCAAAGGAATCATATGCACCCATTGAATTTACTGTGAATGGATTTTCCCTTTTTAGGATTCATCCATCGGAAACTCCAAAATATGAGATCATTGAACATTTTTCATTAGGATAA
- a CDS encoding LysM peptidoglycan-binding domain-containing protein translates to MQIHVVQSGQSLYGIGQTYGISYEEIAKANELEDPSRLAVGQALVIPIVGSYHWVQAGQTLYTISQLYGLTFEELARLNGISPNSVLYVGQRLYIPQREKTIIDVFLYVEPREAIMESTVAEVRRRLRDLTYLGMFSYEAQRDGSLKAPPMDDIPAIATQANVLNAMVITNMEEFSFSPELAHVLFSDLQVQNRLFENIVQTAKRIGFSDIHFDFEFIRPSDRQLYIQFIRSARARFHAVGLTISVALPPKTSDSTTSIYGGIDYKSLGEICDFVTLMTYEWGYTYSDPQAVSPLNQVRRVVEFAVSQIPSEKIFLGQNLYGYDWTFPYPPETGVAARALSPQQAVNLAISRNVGIQFDTTAQAPFFLYWDDNGVRHDVWFEDARSIQAKFNLIKEFNLRGIMYWKLGLSFPQNWLLLHDNFIVRKR, encoded by the coding sequence TTGCAAATCCATGTTGTGCAATCAGGACAAAGCTTATATGGAATCGGTCAGACATATGGAATATCCTATGAGGAAATTGCAAAGGCTAATGAATTGGAGGATCCGTCTCGGCTTGCGGTTGGTCAAGCATTGGTCATTCCGATTGTAGGAAGTTATCACTGGGTTCAAGCGGGTCAAACGCTTTATACCATTTCGCAATTGTATGGATTGACATTTGAGGAACTGGCAAGGTTAAATGGAATTTCGCCAAATAGCGTTTTATATGTAGGACAGCGATTGTATATACCTCAAAGGGAAAAGACGATAATCGATGTCTTCCTCTATGTTGAGCCAAGGGAAGCGATAATGGAGTCTACCGTCGCAGAAGTCAGGAGAAGGCTTCGCGATTTAACGTATTTGGGCATGTTCAGTTATGAAGCGCAGCGGGATGGATCGTTAAAAGCTCCACCGATGGATGATATACCTGCTATCGCTACACAAGCTAACGTATTGAATGCAATGGTCATAACTAACATGGAGGAATTTTCTTTCAGCCCTGAATTGGCGCATGTCCTATTCTCTGACCTACAAGTCCAGAATCGCCTTTTTGAAAATATCGTCCAAACAGCGAAAAGAATAGGGTTTAGCGATATCCACTTCGACTTTGAGTTTATAAGACCCTCCGATAGGCAATTGTATATTCAGTTCATACGCAGTGCCCGAGCGCGCTTTCATGCGGTTGGTCTAACGATATCCGTGGCGTTACCACCAAAAACAAGTGACAGTACGACTAGTATTTATGGTGGTATCGATTATAAATCCCTTGGTGAAATATGTGATTTTGTCACATTGATGACCTATGAATGGGGGTATACGTACAGTGATCCGCAGGCTGTCAGTCCGCTAAATCAAGTTCGTCGGGTTGTGGAATTTGCGGTTAGTCAAATACCATCCGAAAAAATCTTCCTTGGACAGAATCTATATGGGTACGATTGGACCTTTCCGTATCCACCGGAAACCGGGGTGGCGGCAAGAGCGCTCAGCCCTCAACAGGCAGTTAATTTGGCGATCTCAAGAAATGTTGGTATCCAATTCGATACAACTGCGCAGGCACCATTCTTCCTTTATTGGGATGATAATGGCGTACGTCACGATGTTTGGTTTGAGGACGCGCGAAGCATTCAAGCTAAGTTCAACTTGATAAAGGAATTTAATTTAAGAGGGATCATGTACTGGAAGTTAGGATTATCATTCCCTCAAAATTGGTTGTTACTCCATGACAACTTTATTGTTAGAAAGAGATGA
- the metA gene encoding homoserine O-succinyltransferase, with product MPINIPEHLPAREILKEEKIFVMDEGRASSQDIRPLNILILNLMPEKEKTELQLLRLLGNTPLQVNITFLNTASYESKNVSKNHLDSFYTTFDSVKNRRFDGLIITGAPIEHLEFEDVLYWDELKEIMDWSKTNVTSVLHICWGAQAALYHHFGLNKFELSTKLSGVFRHTLTDPTVRLVRGFNDIFEAPHSRYTSVSIDEIERNDDLKLLAVSKDAGAFIILSKDEKHIMITGHLEYDACTLGEEYERDLKKGIDIEMPENYYPNNDITKEPLNTWRSHTHLLFSNWLNYYVYQETPYEWE from the coding sequence ATGCCGATAAATATACCAGAGCATTTGCCAGCACGGGAAATCTTGAAAGAGGAAAAGATTTTTGTCATGGATGAAGGGCGTGCATCAAGTCAAGATATCCGTCCGTTGAACATACTTATATTAAATTTAATGCCCGAGAAAGAAAAAACGGAGCTTCAATTACTTCGGCTGCTTGGAAATACGCCATTACAAGTGAATATCACCTTTTTGAACACAGCTTCGTATGAATCAAAGAACGTTAGTAAGAATCACTTGGATTCATTTTACACGACATTTGATTCTGTTAAAAATCGTCGTTTTGACGGACTGATTATTACAGGAGCGCCTATTGAGCATCTTGAATTTGAGGATGTCCTTTATTGGGATGAGTTAAAAGAGATTATGGATTGGTCTAAGACGAATGTTACTTCCGTATTACATATTTGTTGGGGTGCTCAGGCTGCATTATATCACCATTTTGGCCTTAATAAATTTGAGTTGTCGACGAAGCTATCCGGCGTGTTCCGACATACATTGACAGATCCAACAGTTCGATTAGTAAGGGGGTTTAATGATATTTTCGAAGCGCCGCATTCCCGATACACATCTGTATCAATTGACGAGATTGAGCGAAATGACGACTTGAAGTTATTGGCGGTATCCAAGGATGCGGGTGCGTTCATCATTTTATCCAAAGATGAAAAACATATTATGATAACTGGTCATTTGGAATATGATGCTTGTACACTTGGAGAAGAATATGAACGTGATTTGAAAAAGGGAATCGATATTGAGATGCCGGAAAATTATTATCCGAATAACGACATAACAAAAGAACCACTCAATACATGGCGGTCTCATACACATTTGCTATTCTCGAATTGGCTTAACTACTACGTTTACCAAGAAACTCCTTACGAATGGGAGTAA